The following is a genomic window from Planctomycetia bacterium.
ACTTCCAGCGCGACGGTCTCCGCCAGATGGAAGTGCCCAAGGGCCGTGTGAACTACGAGCCGAACAGTTTCGACGGCGGCGCGCCGCGAGAGAATCCAACGCGCGGATTCGCCAGCCATCCCGAGGTGCTCGACGCCACCAAGCAGCGCAAACGCTCCGAGACCTTTGCCGATCATTATTCCCAGGCGCGGATGTTCTTCCGCTCGATGACCAAGCCGGAGCAGACCCACATCGTCAGCGCGTTCGCCTTTGAACTGGCGAAGGTCGAAACCAAAATGATCCGCCTGCGGATGCTCGGGCACCTCGCGAACATCGACCCTTCGTTGCACGATCAGGTCGCCGATGCACTCGGGATGCCGGGGAAAGCCGACGCCATCACACCCGCCGTCGCGCCGCGTGACCTGGCGTCTTCGCCGGCGTTGAGCCTCATCGGCAAGGCGCCCACGACCCTGGCCGGGCGCAAGATCGGCGTGCTCATCACCGACGGCTTTGATGCCTCGCTCCTCGCCGCGCTCCGCCGTAGCGCCAAGGCCGAGAAAGCTGCGCTCGCTGTCGTTGCCCCGAAAGTGGGCGGAGCGACCGACAGCAATGGCACCCTGGTCGAAGCGGACTTCCCGCTTTCCGCCGCACCGTCGGTGTTCTTCGACGCCGCCGTCATCCTCGCCTCTGAAGCCGGGGCCAAAGATCTCGCGACTCAGGTCGCCGCTGTCGCCTGGGCGGGCGACGCCTTTGCGCATCTGAAGGTGATCGGTCACACCGCCAAGGCCCAGCCGTTGCTCGACCGCGCGGGAGTGAAACCAGACGCAGGCATTGTCCCACTCGCGAATGACAAGGCCGTTGCAACATTCATCGCCGCCGCGAAGAAGGGACGCATCTGGGATCGCGAACCCAGCCTGCGCCGCCCGGGCTGAGGTCTGATGCACAAACCTATGGCTCGTGGAAGAACGAAGCGGCCGCGGCATATCCAGATGCCGCTCACGATCTTGATTACCCTGGTGGTGACGGTCGCTCTGACCGTGCTGGCTTAAATCTACGCACCGGCGAAAAGCAGATCCAACTCACCCATCCCTCTGCCGTCAAACGTGGAAATATCCGAACTCCCACGAAGACCAACCACCCACTCCTCCGGGCCGGGGCGCTCCCAGATGCTAACGCGGCATCCGAGCGCAAATCCAGTGAGCGCCACGGATGACCTCCATGTCACAACGAACCCTCCTCCCGGACTGCAGCCGCGTTCGTTGTATTCATATTTGTGGTTTGGTGCCGCGTTGTTCGTGTTGCTCGGATCCTTCGCGCTGCTTTCACCCAGCCTGCTTTCCTTCCTGTTGATTCTGCTCGTGTCGTTCGCGGTGAATCCGATGATATTTGCGGATGCGGATGCGGATGTGGCTGGGCGGCAGAACAATGCACGCCGAGGCGATGCATTTGGAAGTCACTCATCGAGTTGGCGGAAAGGTTCAACGGTATTCATTTCCTGCGCGATGTTTAGCGGATCGAGACGAAACACCCTTTGCTCGATTTTCGTGCCGGGACTGAGGTGAAAGAGCTTCAAAGCCGGTTACGACATCGAACAGCTCTTCGTCGATGGAGTCCTGCCGCAGGCGGTGATAGGTGCCGTTCAGCGTCTCCAGCAATTCGTCGATGTTCTTGTCGGCGCGCTGCATTGCGGCTAGGCGGCTGGTATTTTCGCTGGCGAGTGACTCGGCGCAGGCGCGGAAGAGGGAAATGAAAAGGTATTCGCGGATGAGCGCGCCCAAGGTCGCGGTGCCGCCGCACATGACATCGGGCAACGTCATTGTCGGCCAGGGAATGTTTGCCAGATCGCGCT
Proteins encoded in this region:
- a CDS encoding catalase-related domain-containing protein; this translates as MEVPKGRVNYEPNSFDGGAPRENPTRGFASHPEVLDATKQRKRSETFADHYSQARMFFRSMTKPEQTHIVSAFAFELAKVETKMIRLRMLGHLANIDPSLHDQVADALGMPGKADAITPAVAPRDLASSPALSLIGKAPTTLAGRKIGVLITDGFDASLLAALRRSAKAEKAALAVVAPKVGGATDSNGTLVEADFPLSAAPSVFFDAAVILASEAGAKDLATQVAAVAWAGDAFAHLKVIGHTAKAQPLLDRAGVKPDAGIVPLANDKAVATFIAAAKKGRIWDREPSLRRPG